The following are encoded together in the Janthinobacterium sp. Marseille genome:
- a CDS encoding DUF883 family protein: protein MKTLVKDAQELFREATSATGERADELRNRGLQLLDNALVKAHEVQTAAIETGKEVAEKADDYVHENPWRAVAISAGVGVLVGLLISRK from the coding sequence ATGAAAACCTTAGTCAAAGACGCCCAGGAATTATTTCGTGAAGCAACCAGCGCAACCGGCGAACGTGCCGATGAATTGCGTAATCGCGGTTTGCAACTGTTGGATAACGCCCTGGTAAAAGCACACGAAGTGCAGACTGCCGCGATTGAAACCGGCAAGGAAGTGGCAGAGAAAGCAGACGATTACGTGCATGAAAATCCATGGCGTGCAGTGGCGATCTCGGCTGGTGTTGGCGTATTGGTGGGACTTTTGATCTCGCGTAAATAA
- a CDS encoding phage holin family protein: MEQQTPRSSDFRPGLVSGAVNLAKNMFGLLMSRIELAALELAEVRANALKLVALFVLGAIVALFAIGYWSALIVYLSWPTLGWKILLILAIIFTAVAVGILLYVQSLLREGKLSMPATMAELRNDHDALL, encoded by the coding sequence ATGGAACAGCAAACCCCGCGTTCTTCGGATTTCCGACCCGGCTTGGTCAGCGGTGCCGTCAATCTGGCTAAAAACATGTTCGGCTTGTTGATGAGCCGTATCGAGCTGGCAGCGCTTGAGTTGGCTGAAGTCCGTGCCAATGCATTGAAGCTGGTTGCGCTGTTTGTCCTCGGCGCGATAGTCGCGTTATTTGCCATCGGCTACTGGAGTGCATTGATTGTCTATCTCAGCTGGCCAACGCTGGGCTGGAAGATTCTATTGATACTTGCGATTATCTTTACGGCGGTCGCGGTCGGCATCCTGTTGTATGTTCAATCCCTGCTACGGGAAGGAAAATTGTCGATGCCGGCAACCATGGCTGAATTGCGTAATGACCATGACGCGCTGTTATAA
- a CDS encoding mechanosensitive ion channel family protein yields the protein MMLLQDWFMFGISLENWLHALLATVLSYLIMDLLTRFVVRLVKRRMSVLHRITKHRIDEVIVHTLGGTKRMLLLLLAILIGLNTLTLPAALELRLSQAGIIIIGLQIAIWLNRGINMWMEKVVDPEVDPELRNGATTTTMVFLLRIAVMLTVLLAVLANLGVNITAFVASLGIGGIAIAFALQAILSDLFASLSIGLDKPFEVGDFIVVDDLLGTVEYVGIRTTRLRSLSGEQLVRSNTELLKSPIRNYKRMSERRVLFNFGITHDTPVDKIAELSSTVRKIIEDAPSTRYDRAHFVRIGPSSLEFEVVYYLLSREYSVYMDVQQHINLELMRACAERGIVFAHPTTTLHVPSEVHLATRPTPVEVAQRKQASA from the coding sequence ATGATGTTACTGCAAGACTGGTTTATGTTTGGAATTTCACTGGAGAACTGGCTACACGCGCTACTGGCAACGGTATTAAGTTATCTGATCATGGACCTGCTCACACGCTTCGTGGTCCGCCTCGTTAAACGCCGCATGTCCGTCCTTCATCGCATTACCAAACACCGCATCGACGAAGTCATTGTTCACACCCTGGGCGGCACCAAACGCATGCTGCTCCTGCTGCTGGCAATCCTGATCGGCCTCAATACCCTGACCCTGCCCGCCGCGCTCGAACTGCGTCTGTCGCAGGCAGGCATCATCATCATCGGCCTGCAAATCGCAATCTGGCTCAATCGCGGCATCAATATGTGGATGGAAAAGGTGGTCGATCCGGAAGTCGATCCGGAACTGCGGAATGGTGCGACCACCACCACCATGGTCTTCCTGCTGCGCATCGCGGTGATGCTGACCGTGTTGCTGGCGGTATTGGCCAACCTGGGTGTGAACATCACCGCCTTTGTTGCCAGCCTGGGCATAGGCGGTATTGCGATTGCATTCGCACTGCAAGCTATCCTCAGCGACCTGTTTGCTTCACTGTCGATAGGCTTGGACAAGCCATTTGAAGTCGGCGACTTTATTGTGGTCGACGATTTGCTGGGGACGGTGGAATACGTCGGCATCAGGACCACACGCCTGCGCAGCCTGAGTGGCGAACAGTTGGTGCGCTCCAATACCGAATTGCTGAAATCACCGATACGTAACTACAAGCGCATGTCGGAGCGACGCGTACTCTTCAACTTCGGCATTACGCATGACACACCGGTCGACAAGATTGCCGAGTTATCGTCGACAGTGCGTAAAATTATCGAAGACGCACCTTCCACCCGCTACGACCGTGCACACTTTGTCCGCATCGGTCCCAGCAGCCTGGAGTTTGAAGTCGTGTATTACCTGTTAAGCCGTGAATACAGCGTCTATATGGATGTGCAACAACACATCAATCTGGAACTCATGCGTGCCTGTGCCGAACGCGGCATTGTGTTTGCCCATCCGACGACAACCCTGCATGTGCCGTCCGAAGTGCATTTGGCTACACGCCCTACGCCGGTCGAAGTAGCGCAACGCAAACAAGCCAGCGCCTGA
- a CDS encoding dihydrolipoyl dehydrogenase, whose protein sequence is MKTLKFDVAVIGAGSAGMSAYRAVKAHGKSAVLIEGGPYGTTCARVGCMPSKLLIAAAEAAHAATEAPGFGVHPGSVRIDGKQVMQRVKSERDRFVGFVVESVESIAAAERLHGYARFVSPGCLQVGEDTQVMAERVVIATGSTPQIPPELRGLGARVITSDDIFERDDLPESVAVVGAGVIGLELGQALQRLGVRVALFGRSGRLAQLGDDAINQSAIESIGAELDLRLNTSIVSAKLVGEQVEFVSRQQDGSERTEHFQYVLAATGRTPNVKNIGLENTGLHLNPQGIPLFDSLTMQCGNSAIFIAGDADNDRPLLHEAADEGRIAGDNAVRFPEVVAGLRRSRLMVAFTDPQIAVVGQTGRDLKPRQFEVGQVSFANQGRSRVMRQNRGLLKVYGERGTHRFLGAEMVGPRAEHIGHLLAWACQSGMTVGQMLDMPFYHPVVEEGLRTALRELKENLLKEEDAIEHCTDCTPGT, encoded by the coding sequence ATGAAAACGCTTAAATTCGATGTCGCAGTAATCGGCGCCGGTAGTGCCGGTATGTCCGCCTATCGTGCCGTCAAGGCACATGGCAAGAGTGCGGTCTTGATTGAAGGCGGCCCCTACGGCACCACTTGCGCACGCGTCGGTTGCATGCCGAGCAAATTATTGATTGCCGCTGCCGAAGCGGCGCATGCAGCGACTGAAGCGCCTGGTTTTGGCGTGCATCCCGGTTCTGTGCGCATAGATGGCAAGCAAGTCATGCAACGCGTGAAATCCGAGCGTGATCGTTTCGTCGGTTTTGTGGTGGAAAGCGTGGAGTCCATAGCTGCGGCTGAGCGCTTGCACGGCTATGCGCGTTTTGTTTCACCTGGCTGTCTGCAAGTCGGTGAGGATACGCAAGTGATGGCGGAACGCGTCGTGATTGCGACCGGTTCCACCCCGCAGATCCCGCCGGAATTGCGCGGGCTGGGTGCGCGCGTGATCACCAGTGACGATATTTTTGAGCGCGACGATTTACCTGAATCGGTAGCGGTAGTTGGTGCCGGCGTCATCGGACTGGAACTGGGGCAAGCCTTGCAACGGCTGGGTGTGCGCGTGGCCTTGTTCGGCCGCAGCGGCAGGCTGGCGCAATTGGGCGACGATGCGATCAATCAAAGCGCGATTGAAAGCATCGGTGCCGAACTGGATTTGCGTTTAAATACGAGCATTGTTTCGGCCAAACTGGTCGGCGAGCAGGTCGAATTCGTTTCGCGCCAGCAGGATGGCAGTGAACGCACCGAGCACTTCCAGTATGTGTTGGCGGCGACCGGCCGCACGCCGAATGTGAAGAATATCGGACTGGAAAACACTGGCCTGCATTTAAACCCGCAAGGCATTCCGCTGTTTGATTCCCTGACCATGCAGTGCGGCAATAGCGCGATCTTTATTGCGGGCGACGCGGATAATGACCGGCCGTTGTTGCATGAGGCGGCGGATGAAGGGCGCATCGCCGGTGATAACGCAGTGCGTTTTCCTGAAGTTGTTGCCGGTTTGCGGCGTAGCCGTTTGATGGTTGCTTTCACCGATCCGCAGATTGCGGTGGTCGGCCAAACCGGCAGGGATCTGAAGCCGCGGCAGTTCGAAGTCGGGCAGGTCTCGTTTGCGAACCAGGGTCGCAGCCGGGTCATGCGGCAAAACCGCGGCTTGCTGAAGGTCTACGGCGAGCGTGGCACGCATCGCTTCCTCGGTGCGGAAATGGTCGGGCCGCGTGCCGAGCATATCGGACATTTATTGGCGTGGGCCTGCCAGAGCGGGATGACGGTCGGACAAATGCTGGATATGCCGTTTTACCACCCGGTAGTGGAAGAGGGGCTGCGGACTGCTTTACGCGAATTGAAAGAAAACCTGCTGAAGGAAGAGGATGCGATCGAGCACTGCACCGATTGCACGCCAGGCACCTGA
- a CDS encoding TonB family protein: MIKKRITICAVALLLAGCGARTLLDKPAETTPDGTSTADSISEYQFALAHRIAQVNSTKVYIGRPQALLRSVVVVKYVIDANGSLLRSEIMRSNRDRTTESTALASVRNTAPFPKPASSLLRHGRVEVIETWLFNNDGRFQLRTIAEPQMNE; the protein is encoded by the coding sequence ATGATAAAAAAACGAATCACCATATGTGCCGTCGCGCTTTTGCTGGCCGGATGCGGTGCACGCACTTTGCTGGATAAGCCGGCGGAAACCACACCGGACGGTACGTCTACCGCTGATTCGATCAGCGAATATCAGTTTGCGCTGGCGCATCGCATTGCACAGGTCAATTCCACCAAGGTGTATATCGGTCGCCCGCAAGCCTTGCTGCGTTCTGTCGTGGTGGTGAAATACGTGATCGATGCCAACGGCAGCTTGCTGCGTAGTGAAATCATGCGCTCTAACCGTGACCGCACCACAGAGTCAACCGCTCTTGCCAGTGTGCGCAATACCGCACCTTTCCCCAAGCCGGCATCTTCCCTCTTGCGCCATGGGCGTGTGGAAGTGATAGAAACCTGGCTCTTCAATAACGACGGTCGTTTTCAGCTGCGAACAATCGCCGAACCGCAAATGAATGAGTAA
- a CDS encoding YdcF family protein: MSSAWLFNTVAGALLLPPLNLILLCALGLLLRPRWPRLGLGLSVLALVVLALCSTRFGATLFISPLEKFNPPLQLGDASGAQAIVVLGGGRISNALEYAGQDIPSSPTLHRLRYAATLYRTTHLPVLVSGGQPDGAAVSEAAVMARVLREDFSVPVRWLEQASNNTAENAQLSARMLREAGVKHILLVTDAMHMQRAKQVFTQAGLKVVAAPTIFISNARHTPADFLPSSQWLQQTSYALHEWLGLAWYRWRYPPAAD, from the coding sequence TTGAGCAGCGCCTGGCTGTTTAATACGGTGGCGGGCGCACTGCTATTGCCGCCGCTCAACCTGATCCTGCTATGTGCGCTGGGTTTGTTGTTGCGGCCGCGCTGGCCGCGCCTGGGCCTGGGTTTGTCGGTATTGGCTCTGGTCGTTTTGGCCTTGTGCAGTACCCGTTTCGGTGCCACGCTATTCATCTCTCCATTGGAAAAATTCAATCCGCCGCTACAACTTGGTGATGCAAGTGGTGCGCAGGCGATCGTGGTACTGGGAGGCGGGCGTATCAGCAATGCGCTTGAATATGCCGGACAAGATATTCCGAGCTCGCCGACCCTGCATCGCCTGCGTTATGCCGCTACGCTATACCGCACAACGCATTTGCCGGTGTTGGTCAGCGGTGGGCAACCGGACGGTGCGGCGGTATCGGAAGCGGCGGTGATGGCACGCGTGTTGCGAGAGGATTTTTCGGTGCCGGTGCGCTGGCTGGAACAGGCGTCGAACAATACCGCCGAAAATGCACAGCTATCCGCGCGTATGTTGCGCGAGGCCGGCGTGAAACACATCTTGCTGGTGACGGATGCCATGCATATGCAACGCGCGAAACAGGTATTTACACAGGCCGGGCTGAAGGTGGTGGCGGCACCGACCATTTTCATCAGCAATGCGCGCCATACACCAGCCGACTTCCTGCCATCCAGCCAGTGGTTGCAGCAGACTTCTTACGCCCTGCACGAGTGGCTGGGGCTGGCCTGGTACCGCTGGCGGTATCCCCCTGCAGCAGATTGA
- a CDS encoding LysR family transcriptional regulator, whose translation MNIASVDLNLLVAFDAIVKERNVTSAAVRLGVSQPAMSNALARLRIIFNDPLFVRTSQGMQPTPYAEQLIEPVSRACELITSALQINSVFDPATTTKTFSFYMTEIGEILLLPKLLKHIQVAAPNACVRVRRIPEQGAKEAMANGEIDLAVGLFPYLKAGFYQQRLYTDKFACIVRQGHPTVHDSLTPQQYVDTPHVIVMSANTGHDAAIEKILLTEHLRRKIVMTSQNFLVLPMIIEQTDAIATIPFRMAQKIASYSTGIKILESPIPFPNVDIKQHWHERFHYDPANKWMRDLMVTLFRE comes from the coding sequence ATGAACATTGCTTCCGTAGACCTCAATCTACTCGTTGCCTTTGACGCGATCGTCAAAGAACGCAACGTGACGTCTGCCGCCGTTCGACTCGGGGTAAGCCAGCCGGCCATGAGTAACGCCCTTGCACGCCTGAGAATTATTTTTAACGATCCCTTGTTCGTACGTACCAGCCAGGGCATGCAGCCTACTCCCTACGCCGAACAGCTGATCGAGCCGGTCAGCCGCGCATGCGAACTGATCACGTCTGCCCTGCAGATCAATTCAGTGTTTGATCCGGCCACCACGACCAAAACCTTTTCCTTCTATATGACGGAAATTGGCGAAATCCTGTTACTGCCGAAACTGTTGAAGCACATCCAGGTCGCTGCGCCGAATGCCTGTGTGCGGGTGCGCCGGATTCCCGAGCAAGGTGCGAAAGAGGCGATGGCCAATGGCGAGATCGATTTGGCGGTCGGTTTGTTTCCCTACCTGAAAGCAGGGTTCTACCAGCAGCGACTGTATACCGACAAATTCGCATGCATAGTACGCCAGGGCCATCCGACTGTGCATGACAGCCTGACACCACAACAGTATGTGGATACCCCGCATGTCATCGTGATGTCGGCCAATACCGGACATGATGCGGCAATCGAAAAAATTTTACTGACCGAGCATTTGCGCCGCAAGATAGTCATGACTTCGCAGAATTTCCTGGTGCTGCCGATGATCATCGAGCAAACCGATGCGATCGCCACGATTCCTTTCCGCATGGCGCAAAAGATCGCGTCTTATTCGACCGGCATCAAAATCCTGGAGTCACCGATACCCTTCCCGAATGTCGACATTAAGCAACATTGGCATGAACGCTTCCATTACGACCCGGCGAACAAATGGATGCGTGATTTGATGGTTACGCTCTTTCGCGAGTAA
- a CDS encoding c-type cytochrome: protein MSDAHHEEESAIKTPKQLIMAILAGFLVPIVCIVLLVLYVTNEKHIGAGSDGLSPEAVAARIKPVADAGFTLKDVNAPKVLKTGDEVYKMACAACHATGAAGAPKMGDAGAWSARIAQGYSTLAKHAIEGIRAMPAKGGNPDLDDVEVERVVVLMANSAGAKFAEPAVPAPAAPAAAPAADAPAPAK, encoded by the coding sequence ATGAGCGACGCACACCACGAAGAAGAATCCGCGATCAAGACGCCAAAGCAACTCATCATGGCAATCCTGGCAGGTTTCCTTGTCCCGATTGTCTGTATCGTTTTACTGGTACTGTACGTCACCAATGAAAAACACATAGGCGCCGGTTCCGATGGCTTGTCACCTGAAGCTGTCGCCGCCCGCATCAAACCGGTAGCCGATGCCGGCTTCACACTGAAAGATGTGAATGCCCCGAAAGTCCTGAAAACCGGCGATGAAGTCTACAAGATGGCATGTGCCGCCTGCCACGCAACCGGCGCAGCCGGTGCCCCGAAAATGGGTGATGCAGGAGCCTGGAGTGCCCGTATTGCACAAGGTTACAGCACACTGGCAAAACACGCGATTGAAGGTATCCGTGCCATGCCGGCCAAAGGTGGCAACCCTGACCTGGACGATGTCGAAGTTGAACGCGTCGTGGTCCTGATGGCCAACAGCGCCGGCGCAAAATTCGCCGAACCGGCAGTACCGGCACCTGCTGCTCCTGCAGCGGCACCGGCGGCAGATGCTCCGGCCCCTGCCAAATAA
- the pip gene encoding prolyl aminopeptidase codes for MDASTPELPLFPELQPYRSGMLPVDARHTLYWEECGNPAGVPVLFLHGGPGGGISPRHRQFFNPEYYRIVLFDQRGAGKSTPLGEYRDNTTQLLIADIEALRAMLGIPQWLVFGGSWGATLALAYGQTHPHTCLGFILRGIFLCTRAEIDWFLYGMRWFFPEAHAAFVAAIPPEERGDLLQAYKRRLFSEDAAVSLQAARDWSRYEGSCLFLKPPQEIQSMLNDDVIALGVGRLEAHYFLHQGFMEEDQLIRDIDRIRHLPAVIVQGRYDAVCPPVSAYRLHEAWPQARLQIVGDAGHAALEPGTAAALVAATEQFRLQQSFL; via the coding sequence ATGGACGCTTCGACTCCTGAATTGCCCTTGTTTCCCGAGTTGCAACCTTATCGCAGCGGAATGTTGCCGGTAGATGCGCGCCATACCCTGTATTGGGAAGAGTGCGGCAATCCGGCCGGGGTGCCGGTTTTGTTCCTGCACGGCGGTCCCGGCGGCGGTATTTCGCCGCGGCACCGGCAATTTTTTAATCCCGAGTATTACCGCATCGTCTTGTTCGACCAGCGTGGTGCCGGCAAATCGACCCCGCTCGGTGAGTATCGCGATAACACGACGCAGTTGCTGATTGCCGATATCGAAGCCTTGCGTGCCATGCTGGGCATACCGCAGTGGCTGGTATTCGGCGGCTCATGGGGTGCGACCCTTGCGCTGGCATATGGACAAACGCATCCGCATACCTGTCTCGGCTTCATATTGCGCGGCATCTTCCTTTGCACGCGCGCGGAAATTGATTGGTTTCTGTATGGCATGCGCTGGTTTTTCCCGGAGGCGCATGCGGCATTTGTTGCCGCTATCCCGCCCGAGGAGCGCGGGGATTTGCTGCAGGCATACAAGCGTCGCCTGTTCAGCGAGGATGCGGCAGTGTCCTTGCAAGCCGCGCGCGACTGGAGCCGTTATGAAGGCAGTTGCCTGTTCCTGAAGCCGCCACAGGAAATCCAGTCGATGTTGAACGACGATGTGATCGCCCTGGGTGTCGGACGACTGGAGGCGCATTACTTCCTGCATCAAGGCTTTATGGAAGAAGACCAGTTGATCCGCGATATCGACAGGATCCGGCATCTGCCGGCGGTGATTGTGCAGGGTCGTTACGATGCGGTGTGCCCACCGGTGTCTGCCTACCGTTTGCATGAGGCCTGGCCGCAGGCACGTTTGCAGATCGTGGGCGATGCCGGTCATGCCGCACTCGAACCCGGCACCGCTGCCGCATTGGTGGCGGCGACCGAACAGTTTCGTTTGCAGCAAAGCTTTCTCTGA